The Candidatus Nanopelagicus abundans genome includes a region encoding these proteins:
- a CDS encoding polyprenyl synthetase family protein: MSFSSTSDINSMRSAINQALSEFVKSENKYLAKIGPELDPVATAIESFLLDSGKRLRPLFAYVGLLGAGADASPEIIKAISSLELIHVCALIHDDVMDGSDTRRGSPSIHKLFEKMHTENQLVGSAPQFGISSAILIGDLALIWSAQMLHTSSIKNDQLIRTLPVYDEMRVELMAGQYLDVYEQSLGTQNVERSLKVARYKSGKYTIQRPLHFGASLAGASEELINSYTNYGIPLGEAFQLRDDLLGVFGDPSVTGKPAGDDLREGKRTALIAITMDRATNGQLKDLKSNFGDPNLTGEQVNLLQEIIISTGAASHIESMIKELTDTSLAALKHGGITPVGINLLTELAILATNRKI, from the coding sequence GTGAGTTTTTCTTCGACCTCCGATATTAATTCAATGCGTTCTGCCATAAATCAGGCGCTAAGTGAGTTCGTTAAAAGTGAGAATAAATATTTAGCTAAAATTGGCCCCGAATTGGATCCGGTTGCTACGGCAATCGAATCCTTTCTTTTAGATAGTGGTAAAAGATTACGCCCATTATTTGCATATGTAGGTCTATTAGGTGCTGGTGCAGATGCTTCGCCAGAGATTATTAAAGCAATTTCATCACTTGAACTAATTCATGTCTGTGCACTTATTCATGATGATGTGATGGATGGGTCAGATACTAGAAGAGGATCACCTAGTATTCATAAGTTATTTGAAAAAATGCATACAGAAAACCAACTAGTGGGCTCTGCTCCTCAGTTTGGAATATCTTCTGCAATATTAATTGGTGATTTGGCATTGATTTGGTCCGCGCAAATGCTGCATACATCTAGTATTAAAAATGATCAGTTAATTAGGACCCTACCTGTTTATGATGAAATGAGAGTTGAATTAATGGCTGGGCAGTATTTAGATGTTTATGAACAATCTCTTGGAACACAAAATGTTGAGCGATCACTTAAGGTGGCAAGATATAAATCAGGTAAATACACAATTCAAAGACCACTGCACTTTGGTGCTTCCTTGGCAGGAGCATCTGAAGAATTGATCAATTCCTATACAAATTATGGAATCCCTCTAGGAGAAGCTTTTCAACTACGTGATGATCTTCTTGGAGTCTTTGGTGATCCTTCGGTAACAGGTAAACCAGCCGGTGATGACCTAAGAGAGGGAAAGCGCACTGCGCTAATTGCAATCACTATGGATCGGGCTACGAATGGGCAATTAAAAGATCTAAAATCAAACTTTGGTGACCCAAACCTCACTGGTGAACAAGTTAATCTTCTTCAAGAGATAATTATTAGTACAGGTGCTGCTTCTCACATCGAAAGTATGATCAAAGAGCTAACAGATACTTCCCTCGCAGCGCTAAAGCATGGTGGAATTACTCCTGTTGGAATTAATTTATTAACAGAATTAGCAATACTTGCTACTAACAGAAAGATCTAA